AGATATTTATTGCGTGTGACTACATAGTACTTTCAGTGataaaaatcacaattttaacattttaaatttcacataCCGCTTAATTCTGTAGATATTTGAGATTTTGTtgacatttttacaattttttttaatgtcatcaCTTTaactagatttatttttattataactcacTACACCCATGCTTGATTCATAACTTACAATAGTTAAAAGTAAATgttagtaaaaattatttaaaaaaattatataagaaaaatacatttcaatcgAATAAATTGAAGAATTTATTATCGACTTAAATTCACAACACCAATCAGCATACACTTCAGCTAAACTTGTAACCACAGATGAAACATCAAAATTCAAAACACAAAATGTAATCTAAGTACCAActtatacaaacaaaacaatattttttatattatgtacttgtatataaagaaaaaaataatttaaattatgtcacaaaaaaatatttaagctttcTGCCATtgagttttgtatttattgagaACACAAAAAGAAATCTTTTCCGTAATTAGATGCTAAATAAAATGACAGTTTAAAGAcacttatttttaacaaaaatctaaaacctaatacttttaaaaacatgaatttTTCTCATTGGGTTATTATCGTATTGGTAGCAAATTTTTCGTTATTTTAGGAAGATATTTGGATTTTGGAATACTACCTACTTACATTCCTATTATAAATACAACGAGCCTGATAttgattcaattataataatataattgaaatagtatacattaattaaagTCTGAAATAGGTTTAAGTGTTGAGCACTAAAATTGTGTTTaccatataaaacattattaccaaaagaataaaatataaattgaatccctatgtttataaaatgaaaacatacttttaaatttactcTACTCGtactttatttttgatttatatgtattttttgttaagcaTTGTACATATctttttatctgtattaatttgtattccttctttcattttattattcataacataCTCTGTGActgtgtattataaaaaaaacttcttgcTTTTGACTTGTTAAATGTAGTAAGttctaaatattgtttttatataataaaacaaatatattgttttgtgtAAGAAAATTCTCcagaaatgaataaaaactatGAAAGGTGTACACATTGTAATCGACGTAAATGGCTAGCTACTGGTTGTTTACGAAAATGGTTAAAACCACTGGAATGTAAACATTTACAAAGAACTATTGATAGCAAAAGGGACTACAATAACACAGACATGGTAAACACGGTGTTCTTACCCGAAAGGAAACCTTCCGTTAATACTAATAAGTTTgtaaaattttggaaaaataaaCTCTTCATTACTGGAAGCGTCCGATCGTTACAACGATACTTCGGGAATAAAAATAGTGGTGGTGAATATATGTGTAATTTTAGCAAAGGAGCGGATAGTTACACTACAGAAAAGCAGATATTGGCTACTAAAAATGAAATTAGGAACGAAGAATTAGAAAGTATTCACATGAAATGTCAACATTCAGATGGTCATTCTGTTTTGAGAGGGCATCATCAACACCTATCAGTCGAAAGTTGCGCCATATACTGCCAACTTTCCAAGTAAGCTTCAGAGTCtggttcaaataaataaattaaggtcTCAACAAAAATTCAGATCCAGaactaataaaaaactattaacacTGTATAacatgtatatgaatatatacttaaattattaatttatattgttaatatagaatcaaataaaacatctcATACATATTTTTCTTCTCAGGCATGGTTGGTATTGGGGTGGTATAACATCCAGTGAGGCAGAGGAGCTTCTTGCTGGCCAACATGATAATGTTTTCTTAGTACGAGATTCCTATGACTCAAGACACATACTGTGTGTTTCATTCCGTTGTGTTGGACGTACTCTCCATGCTAGGCTTAGACATGCAGATGGACTTTTTTCATTGAACAATGAAACATTTGTGCCAGCAAATAGGATATCAGAACATTGTGCAACAGTAGATGTTAAGTCAAATTTATTTGCTATGCCAGTTAAATTAGCAAGACCATTAAATAGGtatgtatcatattttatataaaaaaataaaataacttatagaGAATATactcaatacaatttttttacaggTTTGCAAAGTTAGACTCATTACAAAAGATCTGCAGATTTGTTATAAGACAAACTGTATCAGAAGACTTATGGAACAAATTACCACTTCCTTCGAATTTAATATCTTATGTTTCCCTTGGCAGTGACTACATAGCTCCTTTATAGatagcatataataaatatataaagagtgCCTTAATCTTTCAATGcacttaacatattttaatcatatatttacacaagACATATCTTTTATGACAATGTAaagtgttaataaattttatacaaaaagtttattttaataaatcaataattattgacTACTGTAAATCATTGGTTTGTATTTCTTAACTCATTTATTTGAAATccatgtaaaaataattgaataaaagaaaagataaaaatggaataaaactagtaatttatttaaaaaaataatactacaatTTATCGAGATATATCTTCAAGCTATACAACTATTTCAAAGTATTCATACCTAACATATTTTttgcctgaaaataaaaaaaaatacattaaattaccaTACTTCTTAAAagctgaaataataaatatatattatatttttttttttaatattattatttgttatttatttctctattatcttttaatttttattttacccaaAAACTATCTTTcctgtatattttttgtgtttgagcAACAATGTGatatgttaaaagtaaaattataattttcatttattttgttaccgTTACAAAAGCTGCTGTTAACGTTTGTGGTGCAACTGCAACTGGATTTACATTAAGAGCTATTTGAATTAATTCAGCATCCCTTATTCTTGATTTAACAAAACTTCTTGTACCACTATTACTTTGGCTATTGTCAGTTAAATAAAACAGCTCAGAAGCTTTGTAAATACCAGCCAAGCCAACTCGACGAATGTACCAATTGAACTGAAATTTTCCCacaaagattatttaatatattttttaaaatattataaaaatattcaacggAACTTACATCAACACTCCGGTCACCTGTATGATAACAAATATCATCAACAAGAGAAAGCAGAGTAGCTAAACAATTAGGTACATTATTAGGTAGAGTTTGGATAGCCATTGCTTTTGGCCAGGTACTCCTGAAATTTAAGccagaattaaattataattccaaATAATCCATATCTGAAAACCAGAACTATTCAGGAACTTTGACTTACTTGTAAGGTTCTATCATTAATAACCTGGTCATTATGGCATTTTCTATTAATTGTGCTGGAACTTTTGATTCTTTTAACCCTTCTTTAGGCCACtataaaattgacaatatttGAGAAGATTGAGAAATAATTTGtagaaaaattaattacttgttgatatttaagatacttaCACTTTTCATTTGCTCAACAAGTTTTTCAttacatgtaatattaaaataatgaaccaGATCTCCTCCTCCATTGGGAAATAATCCATGGGCAACTCCAGGGTACCCTACAGCTTCAGCTCCATGTGCTAAAGATTCAATGGACCATCCTGTTTTCAGCACAAAGTCTAAAGCTTTtaccaaaatgtttttttttatatcttcctCATATTGATGTTCATCTTGCTCAGTTGATTTTggtgtcaaaataatttctttattggttTGCCCCTGGCAATAGTGTCTTAATGTTTTTTGTGCATTACTAAATGAAATAGTCGTAAGAGGCATGAAAAGTCTATGATTTATCCTTAGAgctgttaacaaaatatattttttttacaaactattttatacatatccatttaataaatacattaatgtttggtataatatacaacataattatgcttaaggtaaaaaaaattaagtaaacacTTTTCATAGtattcaaaaagttttatttggtTAAAGTATTTTACATTCAATAGTTAATTACtgacttttattaattacaatacacTCTGATAATC
The DNA window shown above is from Vanessa tameamea isolate UH-Manoa-2023 chromosome 16, ilVanTame1 primary haplotype, whole genome shotgun sequence and carries:
- the LOC113393903 gene encoding ubiquinone biosynthesis protein COQ9, mitochondrial-like isoform X2; its protein translation is MNKLPRVFCSLRINHRLFMPLTTISFSNAQKTLRHYCQGQTNKEIILTPKSTEQDEHQYEEDIKKNILVKALDFVLKTGWSIESLAHGAEAVGYPGVAHGLFPNGGGDLVHYFNITCNEKLVEQMKSWPKEGLKESKVPAQLIENAIMTRLLMIEPYKSTWPKAMAIQTLPNNVPNCLATLLSLVDDICYHTGDRSVDFNWYIRRVGLAGIYKASELFYLTDNSQSNSGTRSFVKSRIRDAELIQIALNVNPVAVAPQTLTAAFVTAKNMLGMNTLK
- the LOC113393903 gene encoding uncharacterized protein LOC113393903 isoform X3 translates to MEKSVVDLISSCLDSGNYKEALSASTNEKYANDLNNNCWDLITAVIGKIEDDTLILKPSLYGTCETLLSNIVKQCSPEEALFEFIEQIQVAKNNAQFAIVLDPVQQLLIKLSTKRFRSLEFTLDSMSTYISSIPLPEHQLEGKERLLMDSDVNIRRIIKIYSLLPPFYNPLIKEITLANANNTTKDILAAFLISLLALRINHRLFMPLTTISFSNAQKTLRHYCQGQTNKEIILTPKSTEQDEHQYEEDIKKNILVKALDFVLKTGWSIESLAHGAEAVGYPGVAHGLFPNGGGDLVHYFNITCNEKLVEQMKSWPKEGLKESKVPAQLIENAIMTRLLMIEPYKSTWPKAMAIQTLPNNVPNCLATLLSLVDDICYHTGDRSVDFNWYIRRVGLAGIYKASELFYLTDNSQSNSGTRSFVKSRIRDAELIQIALNVNPVAVAPQTLTAAFVTAKNMLGMNTLK
- the LOC113393904 gene encoding uncharacterized protein LOC113393904 gives rise to the protein MNKNYERCTHCNRRKWLATGCLRKWLKPLECKHLQRTIDSKRDYNNTDMVNTVFLPERKPSVNTNKFVKFWKNKLFITGSVRSLQRYFGNKNSGGEYMCNFSKGADSYTTEKQILATKNEIRNEELESIHMKCQHSDGHSVLRGHHQHLSVESCAIYCQLSKHGWYWGGITSSEAEELLAGQHDNVFLVRDSYDSRHILCVSFRCVGRTLHARLRHADGLFSLNNETFVPANRISEHCATVDVKSNLFAMPVKLARPLNRFAKLDSLQKICRFVIRQTVSEDLWNKLPLPSNLISYVSLGSDYIAPL